The Desulfovibrio aminophilus genome window below encodes:
- the yedE gene encoding YedE family putative selenium transporter — protein MRSRPGRETAAFRQSRRDEGGAVKNSFATRWGIIGVGLAIGVLAPLLQFWGNPGNMGVCVACFERDIAGAVGLHRADVVQYMRPEIIGFVLGSLLAALAAKDFRPRAGSAPIVRFLLGAFAMIGALIFLGCPWRALLRLAGGDLNAVLGIAGLIGGIWIGTLFLRGGFTLGRSQQAPAAVGLVLPLVMVLFLALLFLYPAQEGQPVSGVLFYSLKGPGAQHAPLVLALGAGLIIGGLAQRSRFCTMGAFRDLLLFRQTHLLCGVLALLVAALVVNLALGQFRLGFEGQPVAHALHFWNFAGMVLAGLAFALAGGCPGRQLFMAGEGDGDSAVFVLGMIVGAAFAHNFGLASSPKGLGPHGMEAWVLGMAFCLFIGFAMRKKA, from the coding sequence ATACGATCCAGGCCCGGCCGGGAAACGGCCGCATTCCGGCAATCGCGGAGAGATGAAGGAGGGGCGGTGAAGAACTCGTTCGCCACCAGATGGGGCATCATCGGAGTGGGACTGGCCATCGGCGTCTTGGCGCCGCTGCTGCAGTTCTGGGGCAACCCCGGCAACATGGGCGTGTGCGTGGCCTGCTTCGAGCGGGACATCGCCGGGGCCGTCGGCCTGCACCGGGCCGACGTGGTCCAGTACATGCGGCCGGAAATCATCGGCTTCGTCCTGGGCTCGCTGCTGGCGGCCCTGGCGGCCAAGGACTTCCGGCCCCGCGCCGGGTCAGCGCCCATCGTGCGTTTCCTCCTGGGCGCGTTCGCCATGATCGGCGCGCTCATCTTCCTGGGCTGCCCCTGGCGCGCCCTGCTCCGCCTGGCGGGCGGCGACCTGAACGCCGTGCTCGGCATCGCCGGGCTCATCGGCGGCATCTGGATCGGCACCCTGTTCCTGCGCGGCGGCTTCACCCTGGGCCGCAGCCAGCAGGCCCCGGCCGCCGTCGGGCTGGTCCTGCCCCTGGTCATGGTCCTGTTCCTGGCGCTCCTGTTCCTCTACCCGGCCCAGGAAGGCCAGCCGGTGAGCGGCGTGCTCTTCTACAGCCTCAAGGGCCCCGGCGCGCAGCACGCGCCCCTGGTCCTGGCGCTGGGAGCCGGGCTCATCATCGGCGGCCTGGCCCAGCGCAGCCGCTTCTGCACCATGGGCGCGTTCCGCGACCTGCTCCTGTTCCGCCAGACGCACCTCCTTTGCGGCGTGCTGGCCCTGCTGGTCGCGGCCCTGGTGGTCAACCTGGCCCTGGGCCAGTTCCGGCTCGGCTTCGAGGGCCAGCCCGTGGCCCACGCCCTGCACTTCTGGAACTTCGCGGGCATGGTCCTGGCGGGCCTGGCCTTCGCCCTGGCCGGGGGCTGCCCCGGCCGCCAGCTGTTCATGGCCGGCGAGGGCGACGGCGACTCTGCCGTGTTCGTCCTGGGCATGATCGTGGGCGCGGCCTTCGCGCACAACTTCGGACTGGCCAGTTCGCCCAAGGGCCTCGGCCCCCACGGCATGGAGGCCTGGGTCCTGGGCATGGCCTTCTGCCTGTTCATCGGCTTCGCCATGCGGAAAAAGGCGTAA
- a CDS encoding response regulator, translating to MSSRDNTPRNDPSAAAPQSGGGGREGCSPAAGRRRKKILIIDDDPNIVLFFKALFEEEGYATCVARDGEEAMRVFRAEKPDLITLDIAMPKGWGPRFHHRLVQDGVKNIPPVIVVSGMPAGRHAVPEAVAFLTKPVKPGDILSHVRAILG from the coding sequence ATGAGTAGCAGGGACAACACACCCAGGAACGATCCCTCCGCCGCCGCCCCCCAATCCGGGGGCGGCGGCCGGGAGGGTTGCTCCCCGGCCGCCGGTCGGCGTCGGAAGAAGATCCTGATCATCGACGACGACCCGAACATCGTGCTCTTTTTCAAGGCCCTCTTCGAGGAGGAAGGCTACGCCACCTGCGTGGCCCGCGACGGCGAAGAGGCCATGCGGGTCTTCCGCGCGGAGAAGCCCGACCTGATCACCCTGGACATCGCCATGCCCAAGGGATGGGGGCCGCGCTTCCACCACCGCCTGGTCCAGGACGGGGTCAAGAACATCCCGCCCGTCATCGTGGTCAGCGGCATGCCCGCCGGCCGCCACGCCGTCCCGGAGGCGGTCGCCTTCCTCACCAAACCCGTGAAACCGGGAGACATCCTGAGCCATGTCCGCGCCATCCTCGGATGA
- a CDS encoding Rrf2 family transcriptional regulator gives MSAPSSDEICAMRITTKSRYGTRMVLDIALHGEEGPVPISDIAKRQGISEKYLEKLINELKKSGFIKSRRGVGGGHSLARPASQITVGDIVRALEKTECLAPCSECGECNRAGQCMTRGIWIEAAQAMMNTLDSMTIESLLSDCPCR, from the coding sequence ATGTCCGCGCCATCCTCGGATGAAATCTGCGCCATGCGCATCACCACCAAGAGCCGCTACGGCACCCGCATGGTCCTGGACATCGCCCTGCACGGCGAGGAAGGACCGGTGCCCATCTCGGACATCGCCAAACGCCAGGGAATTTCGGAAAAGTACCTGGAGAAGCTCATCAACGAGCTGAAGAAGAGCGGCTTCATCAAGAGCCGCCGGGGCGTCGGCGGAGGCCATTCCCTGGCCCGCCCCGCCTCCCAGATCACCGTGGGCGACATCGTGCGCGCCCTGGAGAAGACCGAGTGCCTGGCCCCGTGCAGCGAGTGCGGCGAGTGCAACCGCGCCGGACAGTGCATGACCCGGGGCATCTGGATCGAGGCCGCCCAGGCCATGATGAACACCCTGGATTCCATGACCATCGAGAGCCTGCTCTCCGACTGTCCCTGCCGCTGA